Below is a genomic region from Raphanus sativus cultivar WK10039 chromosome 4, ASM80110v3, whole genome shotgun sequence.
AAATGGATGATCAGTTACTAGACGCAATATGCGAACGGTTAGTGTCATCTCTAAGCACACAAGGGAACTACATTGTACGTGAAGGCGATCCAGTGACCGAGATGCTCTTCATCATCCGTGGAAAGCTCGATAGCTCGACGACCAACGGAGGCAGAACCGGTTTCTTCAACTCAATCACACTCAAACCAGGAGAGTTCTGCGGAGAAGAGCTTCTCGCATGGGCCCTGCTTCCAAAATCAAAAGTAAACTTACCCTCATCCACGAGAACGGTGCGAGCCTTGGAAGAGGTCGAAGCCTTTGCGTTACAAGCAGAGGATCTCAAGTTTGTGGCCAACCAGTTCAGGCGTTTGCACAGCAAGAAGCTGCAGCACACGTTCCGTTACTACTCTCACCAGTGGAGAACATGGGCTGCTTGTTTCGTGCAAGTGGCGTGGAGACGGTACAAGAGGAGAATGGTGGCTAAGAGTCTTAGCTTGGCCGAGTCGTTCTCGTCTTacgaagaggaagaagctgCTGCGGTTGCTGCGGAGGAGATAATGAGCCAAATGAGCCAACAAGGAGAGAGACAGAGCAGTAATCCGTCGCGTCATCATAGTACTTCTATTGGGAAACCACATTTTGCTGCAACGATACTTGCTTCGAGGTTTGCTAAGAACACGAGGAAGACGGCTCATAAGCTCAAGGACGTTGAGGTACCTATGCTTCCTAAACCGGATGAACCGGATTTCTCTGTGGATGCAGATTAACCCGTTTTGatataatcaaattttttttttaagttagaaAACCAGTTtgttaaaaatcaaaaactttgCTGCTTGAAGTTAATTTCGAAAATGGGTAGCAGTTTGTATAAATACAGACTACACATCTgactttttttcttatattcaGATTcgatattgtttttattaatttttttgtataaaattgtttatttggATCAAACAGACTTGTTAGAAGGGATGCggaaaatgaataaacaaaatacttaaccacataaaaatttaatgtggTTCATCAGTTATATCGGTTACAACAAAGACAAACGCATCTGTGTACTTTATTTGAACCGTAGTAAACCGGGCCAACAGTCAAATTGAGTTTGATTTCTGTTTTTTCCAAACCAAAATAAGCACAAAAAGTTATCACtgtctttgatcaaaaaaaaaaaaaagttatcactGTGTTAACCGTTCTTTGCTATAAGAATTTTGGGTTCAAtggtaaaatctattttaacagaaaaataaaagtcaAAAACAATAACTTACTACGTACTTCATCATCCTGAAGTGTTTCTGTCTCACACATGACTAAGTATCTCCTTCAGGCACCAGAAGTGGCAGCGTCTAAAACAAATATGCCAGAAGCATTATTGCCAAGTTAGAAGCTCCATTTGTTGATCTTCACCATCCTTTTGGATTCATTAAGCATTATCAATCATTTCAGTTTCTGAATCTTCTTTCTCCCGGTGATTGGACTCTGTAGTAGCAGACAGAGATGAAGTAGTAATGTCCGAACAAGCCGGATTTCCAACCGTCGGATCTTCTTTCccatttgcttcttcttcttcttgatgatCATGTTCCATGTCAATACAAGGGTTTGATTCAGAATCTACCCTTTCCGCAACATCTTCCCTTTCCTTTTCGGTGACAGTTAATGATGATGACGATTCTTTTTTGCATTCATGGTCTTCTGAATGTGAGATGATGCCGTTGCACAGAGAGGACGACACACCAGTGCCACTTGTTCCCACCCCGGAACTCTCAGCAGACCCATCATGGCTATTAGATTCTGTGTTCAACGTATCtgttttcttctcctcttcaacTTCTTCGGGTCTAAGACTTGGTGGTCTGGTCTGAACCCTGCACCAACCAACATCAAGAAACCATAACCTGTTAAAGCTGATTCTCATAATCTTGTCCACAAAATAGTTAAGGCTCTACCTGGTGTAGAGGAGCATGTATGCTCGTTGAGAAAGGACATCATCTAGTTCAACCTTTTCCACGTCAGAATCGTCTAATCTATACCAGTCTCCTCGGAAGTCCTTAACGTAGCAAATGTAGTGGCCGAAGAACGAGGCATTCAACATATCTAAATGGACAATCACAGCGTAGAGTTTGTATACATCTGATCCTTCTCCTCCACAGCAGCTCATGTAAGGGCCAAGATCAAATGTCTCGGGAAAACTTATTCTTTTGTTCAGTTTACCAAACCTCCCACCCTGTGcatagttttagatttttattagaCCAACCAACGTTCACTAACTAAGAGGGAATGTGAGAGGAGAATGGAGCTTAATTAAACCTGGAATCTTTTTAAGGCAATGGTAAGTATATTAGGAGCAGAACGGATTGAAAGGCGCTTACATGCCTTCACGTAGTCATTACATCTGAAAAAGAGAGAGACTAAGACTTTCAGAAACATTGTCCAATTCACAAAAATGTCTCTGCTTAAGAAAATCCAAGTCTGCAGAAGGAGTACCTATCACATTTGTAAAGGTTATCTCCCTGAAGCCATTCTTTAGCTGTGAACTGATCGAGACATTCCTCTAATGATACCGCATCCCCATGGATCTCAACGGTTAAATCCATCATATTTTCGTATTGGTCAGAAACATTACTGCAAACAGTACACTGGACCTGCAAAGATCACATTAAAAAAGTCTGTTATGTTGGATAAATAAGACAACTAAAGCGAGTATCTGAGATCTTCGATGAAACCAACCAGCTGGGACGAAAAGAGTACAAAGGTAACTGAGATCATGAATACACACAGACTACAGTTATGAAcacacaaattttatttttttgagacACCATTCGATCGCCTCTTAAAAATAGATTGATAAGATAGATCCAATCCAACCCCTAGGCTAAACTGGTTTAAATTTATCACCTAGTAAGGCGATTGATTCAATACATAAAACTAACATGAGTATGTTTAAATGGCACACTTTCCATCATTGTTGCATTACTTAACCTCTGCTACTGTGATTAGGAAACATCACCTGTGACTGAAGGAGACCGCCAAATATGTATTGTATAAGGGTTGTTTCTTGAGCACGAGGAGGCACCACCTTTTCTCCACCAAATTCGTC
It encodes:
- the LOC108848753 gene encoding ubiquitin carboxyl-terminal hydrolase 19 — encoded protein: MHEVGLTWDLNSFTQLALTLFFLSFGLLFFVKRTAAKYFEVGGGGSGGFDSDLRRDSMVPDASECSVCGNLTTKKCSRCKSVRYCSAECQTSDWNSGHKLKCKVSKSTTGPKASLFGNGSASKTALSPKLSQIKAIIKPEDVLFPYETFVQYFNWDKPGLAPCGLTNCGNSCFANVVLQCLSWTRPLVAYLLERGHKRECRRNDWCFLCEFETHLERANISRFPFSPMNIISRLPNIGGNLGYGRQEDAHELMRFVIDMMQSVCLDEFGGEKVVPPRAQETTLIQYIFGGLLQSQVQCTVCSNVSDQYENMMDLTVEIHGDAVSLEECLDQFTAKEWLQGDNLYKCDRCNDYVKACKRLSIRSAPNILTIALKRFQGGRFGKLNKRISFPETFDLGPYMSCCGGEGSDVYKLYAVIVHLDMLNASFFGHYICYVKDFRGDWYRLDDSDVEKVELDDVLSQRAYMLLYTRVQTRPPSLRPEEVEEEKKTDTLNTESNSHDGSAESSGVGTSGTGVSSSLCNGIISHSEDHECKKESSSSLTVTEKEREDVAERVDSESNPCIDMEHDHQEEEEANGKEDPTVGNPACSDITTSSLSATTESNHREKEDSETEMIDNA